A window from Mytilus galloprovincialis chromosome 8, xbMytGall1.hap1.1, whole genome shotgun sequence encodes these proteins:
- the LOC143085262 gene encoding uncharacterized protein LOC143085262 isoform X1 — protein sequence MKELERLGRRRLDFISFTTTSDHELWLDVYHNYHYVNSAYGKTPNGYTSIGNTCILMLSRGDEVYVMTKREGRTYGDIATNQTYTTFSSSTLNPYTNIDDIDDFGLRV from the exons ATGAAGGAACTGGAACGTTTAGGGCGTCGCAGACTGGACTTCATATCTTTCACTACCACTTCTGATCAT GAATTATGGTTAGATGTGTACCATAATTACCACTATGTCAACTCAGCATATGGTAAAACACCAAACGGATACACTTCAATAGGTAACACCTGTATTCTGATGTTATCTCGTGGGGATGAAGTATATGTCATGACTAAAAGAGAAGGTAGAACATATGGAGATATTGCAACAAATCAAACGTATACAACATTTTCTAGCTCCACCCTTAATCCATATACAAATATAGACGACATAGACGATTTTG GGCTCAGGGTATGA
- the LOC143085262 gene encoding uncharacterized protein LOC143085262 isoform X2: protein MKELERLGRRRLDFISFTTTSDHELWLDVYHNYHYVNSAYGKTPNGYTSIGNTCILMLSRGDEVYVMTKREGRTYGDIATNQTYTTFSSSTLNPYTNIDDIDDFVYD from the exons ATGAAGGAACTGGAACGTTTAGGGCGTCGCAGACTGGACTTCATATCTTTCACTACCACTTCTGATCAT GAATTATGGTTAGATGTGTACCATAATTACCACTATGTCAACTCAGCATATGGTAAAACACCAAACGGATACACTTCAATAGGTAACACCTGTATTCTGATGTTATCTCGTGGGGATGAAGTATATGTCATGACTAAAAGAGAAGGTAGAACATATGGAGATATTGCAACAAATCAAACGTATACAACATTTTCTAGCTCCACCCTTAATCCATATACAAATATAGACGACATAGACGATTTTG tATATGATTAA